The following coding sequences are from one Epilithonimonas vandammei window:
- a CDS encoding (Fe-S)-binding protein: MDFTIKTMADYAAEGKSPEVLFWVGCAGSFDDRAKKITKAFCKILNKIGVEFAVLGQEESCTGDPAKRAGNEFVFQMMALTNIEILNAYDVKKIVTACPHCFNTLKNEYPSLGGNFEVLHHTQFLKDLMNEGRLKIEGGSFKGKKITFHDPCYLGRANDEYEAPRMLLEKLDAELVEMKRCKTNGLCCGAGGAQMFKEPEKGNKDINIERTEEALSFEPKVIATGCPFCNTMMTDGVKHYNKNTEVEVKDIVELLAEAEDL; encoded by the coding sequence ATGGATTTCACTATAAAAACAATGGCGGATTACGCTGCGGAAGGCAAATCACCGGAAGTTCTTTTCTGGGTAGGCTGCGCCGGAAGTTTTGATGATCGTGCAAAAAAAATAACCAAAGCATTCTGCAAAATTTTAAATAAAATCGGAGTAGAATTTGCGGTCCTTGGTCAGGAAGAATCCTGCACAGGTGATCCTGCAAAACGTGCTGGAAATGAGTTTGTGTTCCAGATGATGGCTTTGACAAATATCGAAATTCTTAATGCTTACGATGTCAAAAAAATTGTAACTGCCTGTCCGCACTGCTTCAATACTTTGAAGAATGAGTATCCAAGTCTGGGTGGGAATTTTGAGGTTTTGCATCATACACAATTCCTCAAAGACTTGATGAATGAAGGAAGATTGAAAATAGAAGGCGGAAGTTTCAAAGGGAAAAAAATTACCTTCCACGATCCTTGTTATTTGGGCAGAGCAAATGATGAATATGAAGCGCCAAGGATGCTTTTGGAAAAACTGGATGCAGAACTCGTAGAAATGAAACGTTGCAAAACGAATGGTCTATGTTGCGGAGCCGGTGGTGCTCAGATGTTCAAAGAGCCAGAAAAAGGGAATAAGGATATTAATATTGAGAGAACTGAAGAGGCGCTCTCTTTTGAGCCAAAAGTTATAGCAACGGGATGTCCGTTTTGTAATACAATGATGACCGACGGTGTAAAGCACTATAATAAAAATACTGAAGTGGAAGTAAAAGATATTGTGGAACTTTTAGCGGAAGCAGAAGATCTTTAG
- a CDS encoding 4Fe-4S dicluster domain-containing protein: MQYIDNVIFLILLIAGFGLFAKSLKELYRNIKLGKEINRTDRPAERWATMARVALGQSKMVKRPIAGILHIFVYVGFVIINIELLEIIIDGIFGTHRFLQGVLGEAFYSFFTVTLEILALLVVVAVVIFFIRRNFYGVKRLTMKELSGWPKQDANWILIIEFALMVAFFTMNGADYFADSDRFAGNFPISSHLFPFFQNMNVETLHIIEKFAWWFHFVGILFFMNYLYYSKHLHIIFAFPNTWFANLEKKGKFNNLDSVTKEIKLMMDPNADPYAVPAEGAEEAPSKFGAEDIFDLNQHQLLSAYSCTECGRCTSVCPANITGKKLSPRAIMMKTRDRLEEVGKNINKNGKFLDDGRKLLNDYITKEELWACTTCNACVEACPVLIDPLSIIFEMRRFLVMEQSAAPQELNLMMTNVENNAAPWQYNQADRLNWARD, from the coding sequence ATGCAATATATTGACAATGTAATCTTTCTGATTCTCCTGATTGCTGGCTTTGGATTATTTGCAAAAAGCCTAAAGGAGCTTTACCGTAATATTAAACTGGGTAAAGAAATCAATCGTACAGACAGACCAGCAGAGCGATGGGCAACGATGGCTCGTGTCGCTCTTGGGCAGAGTAAAATGGTAAAAAGACCAATTGCAGGGATTTTACACATTTTTGTTTATGTTGGATTTGTCATAATCAATATTGAACTTCTTGAAATTATTATCGACGGGATTTTCGGTACACACCGTTTTCTTCAAGGTGTTTTAGGAGAAGCATTCTATTCTTTTTTTACAGTCACATTGGAAATATTAGCCTTGTTGGTAGTAGTGGCTGTTGTGATATTTTTCATCAGAAGAAATTTCTATGGGGTGAAGAGATTGACTATGAAAGAATTGTCCGGGTGGCCAAAACAAGATGCCAACTGGATTTTGATTATAGAATTTGCTTTGATGGTTGCTTTTTTTACCATGAACGGCGCGGATTATTTTGCTGATTCTGATCGTTTTGCAGGTAATTTTCCAATATCCTCACACCTGTTTCCATTTTTCCAGAATATGAATGTGGAAACGCTTCATATTATCGAGAAGTTTGCATGGTGGTTTCACTTCGTGGGGATCTTATTCTTTATGAATTATCTTTACTATTCAAAACATCTTCATATCATTTTTGCATTCCCAAATACTTGGTTTGCGAATCTTGAAAAGAAAGGAAAATTTAATAATCTAGATTCTGTTACTAAAGAAATCAAATTGATGATGGATCCAAACGCAGATCCATATGCAGTTCCAGCGGAAGGGGCAGAAGAAGCACCGTCTAAATTCGGAGCCGAAGATATTTTTGATCTTAACCAACATCAGCTTTTAAGTGCTTATTCTTGCACAGAGTGTGGAAGATGTACTTCAGTTTGCCCTGCTAATATTACAGGGAAGAAACTATCTCCTAGGGCAATAATGATGAAAACCAGAGACAGACTGGAAGAAGTAGGCAAAAATATCAACAAGAATGGAAAGTTTCTGGATGACGGCAGAAAACTTCTCAATGATTACATTACTAAAGAAGAACTCTGGGCTTGTACTACCTGCAATGCTTGTGTAGAAGCCTGTCCTGTTCTGATTGATCCATTGTCCATTATTTTCGAAATGAGGAGATTCCTTGTGATGGAGCAGTCTGCAGCGCCTCAGGAGCTGAACTTGATGATGACTAATGTGGAGAATAATGCTGCCCCTTGGCAGTATAATCAGGCGGATCGTTTGAATTGGGCTAGAGATTAA
- a CDS encoding glycosyltransferase: MKILFISSWFPNKLEPTNGNFVQRHAEAVALKHDVEILHTIGDFNQKETFVFDDKIINGIRTLVVYYKNSKNPIQNFLRRMKAYKMGFSKMQKPELVHGNVLHNNMLFAVYLKKKYKIPFVISEHWTALQEENLGRTSANIKRIAKFIAKHADYIFPVSENLKNSLKMLGIKTPMKVISNVVNTDVFRIRQTNGNKSTRFLHVSSLIPRKRPDKIIETVHQLKVNGYDVSLEIGGDGDTATLRRLVQKLNAEEYISVFDEISYEEVAEKMQASDCFILFSDNETQGCVILESYACGKPVIATSVGGVPEFIKTGLGILIEKANEQELYQSMQNFIENKITFNKPEVLRDFVIDNFSKDIISNQFTEVYIKIGKPAIA; the protein is encoded by the coding sequence TTGAAAATACTTTTTATTTCTTCTTGGTTTCCCAATAAGCTGGAACCTACCAATGGGAATTTTGTACAGCGCCACGCAGAAGCTGTTGCTTTGAAGCACGACGTCGAAATCCTCCACACGATTGGCGATTTTAATCAGAAAGAAACTTTCGTTTTTGATGATAAAATCATTAATGGAATCAGAACATTAGTTGTCTATTACAAAAACTCCAAAAATCCGATTCAGAATTTCCTTCGACGAATGAAAGCGTACAAAATGGGTTTTTCTAAAATGCAAAAACCCGAATTGGTGCATGGTAACGTTCTTCATAACAATATGCTGTTTGCGGTGTATCTCAAGAAAAAATATAAAATTCCGTTTGTAATTTCCGAACACTGGACGGCACTTCAGGAAGAGAATCTTGGTAGAACTTCTGCCAACATAAAGCGAATCGCAAAATTCATTGCGAAGCACGCAGATTACATTTTCCCCGTCAGCGAAAATCTGAAAAATAGTTTGAAAATGCTCGGAATCAAAACACCGATGAAAGTCATTTCTAACGTAGTGAATACAGATGTTTTTCGGATCAGACAAACCAATGGAAATAAATCAACAAGATTTCTTCATGTTTCCAGCCTTATTCCGAGAAAAAGACCTGATAAAATCATCGAAACTGTTCATCAGTTAAAAGTTAATGGTTACGATGTGTCATTGGAAATCGGTGGAGATGGTGATACAGCAACACTAAGAAGATTGGTACAAAAACTAAATGCTGAGGAATATATCTCGGTTTTTGATGAAATCAGCTATGAAGAAGTTGCAGAAAAAATGCAGGCTTCAGATTGTTTTATTTTATTTAGCGATAATGAAACTCAAGGTTGTGTGATTTTGGAGTCGTATGCTTGTGGAAAACCGGTTATTGCGACTTCAGTTGGTGGTGTTCCAGAGTTTATAAAAACGGGATTAGGCATTTTGATTGAAAAAGCTAACGAGCAGGAATTGTATCAATCAATGCAAAATTTTATTGAAAATAAAATCACTTTCAATAAACCGGAAGTGTTAAGAGATTTTGTTATCGATAATTTTTCTAAGGATATTATAAGTAATCAATTTACCGAAGTTTATATTAAGATTGGTAAGCCAGCTATAGCATAA
- a CDS encoding MlaD family protein, which translates to MKLSKELKAGLIAIFAIISFVILYQFMKGKNLFTTDNVFYAKYDNVEGLQVSNPVSINGLKVGQVDEIKPITKGGKLHFVVKLTIDDTFEFSKNSTVEIFEPGLMSGKEMKINLFYGGATAKDGDTLKGNYRLSMLNSLSSQVKPVKDQLSGVLLKLDSTLASTNKIVDEQNRREIKLLLANLNQTVAAFKGTADQTNRILASNENGLHEAIGNANKMLLTTNATVEKYGKVAENVDVDKLNLTIDEFSKTATKINNVISGIQNGDGSLGKLTKDDELYNNLTRTADNLNKLVEDLKANPKRYVNFSVFGKNNKD; encoded by the coding sequence TAAAAGCAGGATTGATCGCAATTTTTGCTATAATAAGTTTCGTGATACTTTATCAGTTTATGAAAGGGAAAAATCTCTTCACTACAGATAATGTTTTCTATGCTAAATATGACAATGTAGAAGGTCTTCAGGTTTCCAATCCGGTATCAATCAACGGCCTTAAAGTAGGTCAGGTAGATGAAATAAAACCAATTACGAAAGGAGGTAAATTGCATTTTGTAGTAAAGCTAACTATAGATGATACTTTTGAGTTTTCTAAAAATTCTACAGTGGAAATTTTTGAACCTGGTCTGATGTCTGGAAAAGAAATGAAAATCAATCTTTTTTATGGTGGTGCAACAGCCAAAGACGGTGATACTCTGAAGGGGAATTACCGGCTTTCCATGCTTAATTCACTATCTTCCCAGGTAAAACCTGTAAAAGACCAGCTTTCTGGAGTTCTTCTCAAATTGGATTCTACATTAGCTAGTACAAACAAAATAGTAGATGAGCAAAACAGAAGAGAAATTAAATTGCTACTTGCTAATTTAAATCAGACAGTTGCTGCATTTAAGGGAACAGCAGATCAAACCAACCGAATTTTAGCTTCTAATGAAAATGGCTTGCACGAAGCAATAGGTAATGCCAATAAAATGCTGCTTACAACCAATGCGACTGTAGAAAAATATGGTAAAGTTGCAGAGAACGTAGATGTGGATAAACTCAATCTAACAATTGACGAGTTTAGTAAAACGGCTACTAAGATTAATAACGTTATTTCCGGCATACAAAACGGGGACGGTTCACTTGGTAAATTGACCAAAGATGATGAACTTTACAATAATCTCACGAGAACAGCAGACAACCTTAATAAATTGGTAGAAGATCTTAAGGCAAATCCTAAACGTTACGTTAATTTCTCTGTTTTTGGTAAGAATAATAAAGACTAA